One window of the Chryseobacterium shigense genome contains the following:
- a CDS encoding MIP/aquaporin family protein — MTPFTAELVGTMLLILLGNGVVANVVLKGTKGNSSGWIVITTAWALAVFVGVTVAGPASGAHLNPAVTIGLAVAGKFSWDLVPTYIAAQMLGGMLGAFLVWLFNKDHFAITEDEGAKLACFSTGPAIRNTLSNLISEIIGTFVLVFVIFHFSDPSISLNADPTAKVGLGSVGALPVTLLVWAIGLSLGGTTGYAINPARDLAPRIMHALLPVKGSSDWGYAWIPVAGPILGAIIAAVLFGIIH; from the coding sequence ATGACCCCATTTACCGCAGAACTTGTAGGAACAATGCTTCTTATATTATTAGGCAACGGCGTTGTAGCCAATGTTGTCTTAAAGGGCACCAAAGGAAATAGCTCAGGATGGATTGTTATTACAACAGCCTGGGCACTGGCAGTTTTCGTAGGCGTAACTGTTGCAGGACCGGCAAGCGGCGCCCATCTGAATCCGGCTGTAACCATCGGACTGGCTGTTGCCGGAAAATTTTCCTGGGATCTGGTCCCCACTTATATTGCAGCACAGATGCTTGGTGGAATGCTCGGCGCTTTTCTCGTTTGGCTTTTTAACAAAGACCATTTTGCCATAACGGAAGATGAAGGAGCCAAGCTGGCGTGTTTCAGTACCGGGCCGGCTATCAGAAATACCTTATCCAATCTCATCAGTGAAATTATCGGAACATTTGTACTTGTATTTGTCATATTTCACTTTTCAGACCCAAGCATTTCCCTGAATGCAGATCCAACTGCCAAAGTAGGCCTTGGTTCTGTAGGAGCTCTTCCTGTTACCTTACTGGTTTGGGCTATCGGTTTATCTTTAGGAGGAACTACCGGTTATGCCATTAATCCTGCCAGAGATTTGGCCCCAAGAATCATGCACGCCCTGCTCCCCGTAAAAGGCAGCAGTGATTGGGGATATGCATGGATTCCCGTTGCAGGCCCTATCCTGGGAGCTATTATCGCAGCAGTTCTTTTTGGAATAATACATTAA
- the glpK gene encoding glycerol kinase GlpK — protein MKEKLILALDQGTTSSRAILFNHSGAIEYISQKNFEQIFPTPGWVEHDPNEIWSSQISVAAEIIAKAGISGLEVAAIGITNQRETTVVWDRETGEPIYNAIVWQDRRTAKYCDELKELGHAETIKEKTGLVLDAYFSATKLKWILDNVEGARKKAAEGKLCFGTVDTWLVWKLTRGKMFITDVSNASRTMLLNIHTLEWDQDLLDLFDIPKSVLPEVKQSSEIYGETATTLFSTKIPIAGIAGDQQAALFGQMCITPGMVKNTYGTGCFLLMNTGKEAVSSKNNLLTTVAWKINGEVNYALEGSVFVGGAAIQWLRDGLKLIHSSEEVNDLAASVEDNGGVYFVPALTGLGAPYWDQYARGTIVGVTRGTTNGHIARATLEGIAFQVYDIVKSMEADSGRPSLELRVDGGASASDLLMQIQSDLFGFKITRPKTLETTALGAAYLAGLAVGYWKDINEIQSQWIVDKDFHPKVDKEKADNMIHFWNKAVKRSQSWIED, from the coding sequence ATGAAGGAAAAACTGATTCTCGCTCTGGATCAGGGAACAACATCTTCCAGAGCCATTTTATTCAATCACAGCGGAGCTATAGAATATATCTCCCAGAAAAATTTTGAACAGATCTTCCCTACTCCGGGATGGGTAGAGCATGATCCCAACGAAATATGGTCGTCCCAGATATCTGTTGCCGCAGAAATTATTGCCAAAGCCGGTATTTCCGGACTGGAAGTAGCTGCGATCGGGATTACCAACCAGCGTGAAACCACTGTTGTATGGGACAGGGAAACCGGGGAACCTATTTACAATGCTATTGTTTGGCAGGACAGAAGAACCGCCAAATACTGTGACGAATTAAAAGAACTGGGCCATGCCGAAACGATCAAAGAGAAAACCGGACTTGTACTGGATGCCTATTTCTCAGCAACCAAGCTGAAATGGATTCTCGATAACGTAGAAGGAGCAAGGAAAAAGGCGGCAGAAGGAAAATTATGTTTCGGAACGGTTGATACATGGCTGGTGTGGAAACTTACCCGTGGAAAAATGTTCATTACCGATGTTTCCAATGCCAGCAGAACCATGCTTCTGAATATTCACACTCTGGAATGGGATCAGGATCTTCTGGATCTGTTTGACATTCCAAAATCTGTACTTCCTGAAGTAAAACAGAGCAGTGAAATCTACGGCGAAACCGCAACCACTTTATTTTCCACCAAAATTCCGATTGCAGGAATTGCGGGAGATCAGCAGGCTGCTCTATTCGGGCAAATGTGCATCACTCCCGGAATGGTAAAAAATACCTACGGAACCGGATGCTTCCTATTAATGAATACAGGAAAAGAAGCTGTTTCCTCAAAAAACAATCTCCTGACTACAGTTGCATGGAAGATCAACGGAGAAGTAAACTATGCACTGGAAGGAAGCGTATTTGTAGGCGGTGCAGCAATACAATGGCTGAGAGACGGGCTGAAACTTATCCATTCATCAGAAGAAGTAAATGACTTGGCAGCAAGCGTTGAAGACAATGGAGGAGTTTATTTTGTTCCGGCACTTACGGGATTGGGAGCACCTTACTGGGACCAATATGCAAGAGGAACTATTGTAGGCGTAACCCGCGGAACAACCAACGGACATATTGCAAGAGCTACTTTGGAAGGAATAGCATTCCAGGTATATGATATTGTAAAATCTATGGAAGCAGATTCAGGAAGACCGAGCCTCGAACTGAGAGTAGATGGCGGTGCTTCTGCAAGTGACCTTCTGATGCAGATACAGTCTGACCTTTTCGGCTTTAAAATTACAAGACCTAAAACCCTTGAAACAACGGCCTTAGGAGCTGCTTATCTTGCAGGCTTGGCAGTCGGATACTGGAAAGACATCAATGAAATCCAGTCTCAATGGATAGTAGATAAAGACTTCCATCCGAAAGTGGATAAGGAAAAGGCAGATAACATGATCCATTTCTGGAATAAAGCAGTAAAGCGTTCCCAAAGCTGGATTGAAGATTAA
- a CDS encoding glycerol-3-phosphate dehydrogenase/oxidase, producing MKRNEEISKLAGIREWDFIVIGGGASGLGSALDAASRGFKTLLLESHDFAKATSSRSTKLVHGGVRYLAQGDIGLVKEALKERGLLAQNAAHVVKNQSFIIPNYTWWGGIYYKIGLSIYDFLAGKLSLGKTKYISKSKTVEKLPTIEQHNLASGVVYQDGQFDDARLAINLTQTLIEKGGSAVNYMKVTGLLKNDSGKINGVEAEDQFSGQQYELHAKAVINATGVFTNDILNMNNPKHGKFVVPSQGIHLVLDKSFLKSDDAIMIPKTSDGRVLFVVPWHDRALVGTTDTLLENPSFEPHALESEISFVLNTARQYLAKKPTREDVKSMFAGLRPLAAPKEGGKNTKEVSRSHKVITSDTGLVSIIGGKWTTYRKMAQDTIDKAVEILHLNGGPSQTENMSIHGNMEGELVDRTSHLYVYGSDIPAIKSLQSSDPQYVQKIHPDHAFTIAEAVWAIRYEMAETIEDILARRVRLLFLDARAAIDSAHTIAQLIAKEKGHTQEWADQQEKEFIELAKGYLLTPYSPKTITHH from the coding sequence ATGAAACGAAACGAAGAAATCAGTAAATTAGCCGGCATCCGGGAATGGGACTTTATTGTCATTGGAGGTGGCGCCAGCGGCCTGGGGTCGGCATTGGATGCAGCCAGCAGAGGATTCAAAACCCTTCTTCTGGAATCACACGATTTTGCCAAAGCAACATCCAGCCGAAGCACCAAACTGGTACACGGCGGTGTAAGATACCTGGCCCAGGGAGACATAGGCCTCGTGAAAGAAGCCCTGAAAGAAAGAGGGCTGCTCGCTCAAAATGCGGCTCATGTAGTAAAAAACCAGTCATTCATTATTCCCAACTATACATGGTGGGGAGGAATTTATTATAAAATAGGATTATCCATCTATGATTTCCTTGCAGGAAAGCTCAGCCTTGGAAAAACAAAATACATCAGCAAATCCAAAACCGTTGAGAAGCTTCCAACTATTGAGCAACACAATCTCGCAAGCGGTGTAGTCTACCAGGACGGACAGTTTGATGATGCAAGATTGGCAATCAACCTAACCCAAACACTCATCGAAAAAGGAGGAAGCGCTGTTAATTATATGAAAGTAACCGGCCTTCTGAAAAACGATTCCGGAAAAATAAACGGGGTTGAAGCAGAAGATCAGTTTTCCGGTCAGCAGTATGAACTTCACGCAAAAGCAGTTATTAATGCAACCGGGGTATTCACCAATGATATATTAAATATGAATAACCCTAAACACGGTAAATTTGTAGTTCCGAGCCAGGGTATTCATTTGGTTCTGGATAAATCTTTTCTGAAAAGTGATGATGCCATCATGATTCCGAAAACATCAGACGGAAGAGTTCTTTTTGTTGTCCCTTGGCATGACAGGGCACTGGTAGGAACCACAGATACCCTTCTTGAAAATCCAAGCTTTGAGCCACATGCCTTGGAATCTGAAATAAGTTTCGTTTTAAATACAGCCAGACAATATTTGGCAAAAAAACCGACAAGAGAAGATGTGAAATCCATGTTTGCCGGATTAAGACCGCTTGCCGCTCCAAAAGAAGGAGGTAAAAACACCAAAGAAGTCTCCCGAAGCCACAAAGTTATTACTTCCGACACAGGACTTGTTTCCATCATCGGCGGAAAATGGACCACTTACCGTAAAATGGCGCAGGACACCATTGATAAAGCTGTCGAGATCCTTCACTTAAACGGAGGACCTTCCCAAACGGAAAATATGTCCATCCATGGTAATATGGAAGGGGAACTGGTAGACCGTACCAGCCATCTGTACGTTTATGGATCAGATATACCCGCTATAAAATCATTACAGAGCAGCGATCCTCAATATGTACAAAAGATCCATCCGGATCATGCTTTCACCATTGCAGAAGCAGTTTGGGCTATAAGATACGAAATGGCGGAAACCATTGAAGATATTCTCGCCCGAAGAGTCCGTCTTCTGTTTTTAGATGCAAGAGCCGCCATTGACAGCGCTCATACTATCGCACAGCTTATTGCCAAAGAAAAAGGACATACCCAGGAATGGGCAGATCAGCAGGAAAAAGAATTTATTGAATTAGCAAAAGGATATTTATTAACACCTTATTCTCCCAAAACTATTACTCATCACTAA
- a CDS encoding DeoR/GlpR family DNA-binding transcription regulator, whose amino-acid sequence MEKLIPRHNDILKELDEKGHVLVQDLCEKFNVSSVTVRKDLNYLESIGLLFRNHGGASKHVRYAYERNVDEKENINVEAKQNIAKAALQLIQENDCIILASGTTMHYLARMLVNFGPLTVLTSSLRVAIELCNNPNINIIQLGGEVRKSSTSIVGSISEGILKQFSCNKLFLGVDGIDIDFGISTSNAAEAHLNQLMIECSEKVVILGDSSKLNKKGFGKIAPLDHVDYLITDNGIGEEDKSALEERGVTVIVK is encoded by the coding sequence ATGGAAAAGTTAATACCGAGGCACAATGATATATTAAAGGAACTGGACGAAAAAGGTCATGTTCTTGTACAGGATCTGTGTGAGAAGTTTAATGTTTCATCGGTTACGGTTCGAAAGGATCTGAACTATCTCGAAAGTATAGGCTTGCTTTTCCGAAACCATGGGGGAGCCAGTAAGCACGTGCGCTATGCTTATGAAAGAAATGTGGATGAAAAAGAAAATATCAATGTAGAAGCGAAACAGAATATTGCAAAAGCAGCGTTGCAGCTGATCCAGGAAAATGACTGTATTATTCTGGCTTCAGGGACTACCATGCATTATCTGGCGAGAATGCTTGTGAATTTTGGCCCGCTTACGGTTTTAACCTCTTCTTTAAGGGTAGCTATTGAGCTGTGTAATAATCCTAATATTAATATTATACAGTTAGGAGGGGAAGTTCGAAAAAGCTCAACCTCTATTGTAGGATCCATTTCTGAGGGGATCCTCAAGCAGTTTTCATGCAATAAGCTTTTTCTGGGAGTTGATGGGATTGATATTGATTTCGGTATCAGTACATCAAATGCTGCGGAAGCACATCTGAATCAGTTGATGATTGAATGTTCTGAAAAGGTGGTTATTCTTGGCGACTCTTCAAAACTGAATAAGAAAGGCTTTGGGAAGATCGCTCCTTTGGATCATGTGGATTATCTGATTACTGATAACGGTATTGGCGAGGAAGATAAATCTGCATTGGAGGAAAGGGGAGTTACGGTCATTGTAAAATAA
- the rplC gene encoding 50S ribosomal protein L3, producing MSGIIGKKIGMTSLFNEEGKNIPCTVIQAGPCSVLQVRTLEKDGYKSVQLGFDDKSEKNVGKALAGHFKKAGSAPKAKLVEFYREFVDEVKVGEEVKVDLFSEGEFVDVTGTSKGKGFQGVVKRHGFGGVMQATHGQHNRLRAPGSIGAGSDPSRVFKGMRMAGRMGGKQVTVQNLQVLKVDQEQNLLVVKGAVPGAKNSYVIIRKWN from the coding sequence ATGTCAGGTATTATTGGTAAAAAAATCGGTATGACGTCTTTGTTTAACGAAGAAGGGAAAAACATTCCTTGTACAGTTATTCAGGCTGGTCCATGCTCGGTTTTACAGGTCAGAACCTTAGAAAAAGACGGATACAAATCTGTGCAATTAGGTTTCGATGACAAGAGTGAAAAGAACGTAGGTAAAGCGTTAGCTGGCCATTTCAAAAAGGCTGGTTCTGCTCCAAAAGCTAAATTGGTAGAATTCTACAGAGAATTCGTTGATGAAGTGAAAGTAGGAGAAGAAGTAAAAGTTGATTTATTCTCTGAAGGAGAATTTGTTGACGTAACAGGAACTTCAAAAGGTAAAGGTTTCCAAGGTGTTGTTAAAAGACACGGATTTGGAGGTGTAATGCAAGCTACTCATGGTCAGCACAACAGACTTAGAGCTCCAGGTTCTATCGGTGCTGGATCGGATCCTTCAAGAGTATTCAAAGGAATGAGAATGGCGGGTAGAATGGGAGGTAAGCAGGTAACTGTACAAAACCTTCAGGTATTAAAAGTGGATCAAGAACAAAATCTTTTAGTAGTAAAAGGTGCTGTTCCGGGAGCTAAAAATTCTTATGTAATTATCAGAAAATGGAACTAG
- the rplD gene encoding 50S ribosomal protein L4: MELVVLNTSGKETGRKVTLDETVFGIEPNQHAVYLEVKQYLAAQRQGTHKAKERSEITASTKKLKKQKGSGSARYGDIKSPTFRGGGRVFGPKPRDYRFKLNKALKRLAKKSVLSQKMRDNSIRVLEDMSLNAPKTKDFITLLDALTLNGKKSLFILPEANKNVYLSSRNLPKTKVMNFNEVSSYDLVNAGEIVFFEGAVEKFQENLKK; this comes from the coding sequence ATGGAACTAGTAGTATTAAATACATCAGGAAAAGAGACCGGAAGAAAAGTAACTCTAGACGAAACAGTATTCGGAATTGAGCCAAATCAGCACGCGGTTTACTTAGAAGTTAAACAGTACCTTGCTGCACAAAGACAAGGAACTCATAAAGCAAAAGAAAGAAGCGAAATTACTGCTTCTACTAAAAAACTTAAGAAGCAGAAAGGATCTGGTTCTGCCAGATATGGTGATATTAAATCTCCAACTTTCAGAGGTGGAGGTAGAGTATTCGGACCAAAACCAAGAGATTACAGATTCAAACTGAACAAAGCTCTTAAGAGATTAGCAAAAAAATCTGTTCTTTCTCAGAAAATGAGAGATAACAGCATCAGAGTTTTAGAAGATATGAGCCTAAACGCTCCTAAAACTAAAGATTTCATTACTTTATTAGATGCATTGACACTAAACGGTAAAAAATCTTTGTTTATTCTTCCTGAAGCTAACAAGAATGTGTATTTATCTTCAAGAAACTTACCTAAAACTAAAGTAATGAACTTCAATGAAGTGAGCTCTTACGATTTAGTAAATGCAGGTGAGATTGTATTCTTCGAAGGTGCAGTAGAAAAATTCCAGGAAAATTTAAAGAAATAA
- the rplW gene encoding 50S ribosomal protein L23, translated as MSIIIKPVISEKANYLTDLRGSYSFLVDTKANKIQIKKAVEAAYGVKVADVNTMIYAPKVSSKYTKKGLQVGKTNKLKKAVIKLVEGEVIDIFAVN; from the coding sequence ATGTCTATTATTATTAAACCAGTTATCTCAGAAAAGGCTAATTACCTTACGGATTTAAGAGGTTCTTATTCTTTCTTAGTAGATACTAAGGCGAATAAAATCCAGATTAAAAAGGCTGTAGAAGCAGCTTACGGTGTAAAAGTAGCAGACGTTAACACAATGATTTATGCTCCGAAGGTTTCTTCGAAATACACTAAAAAAGGTCTTCAAGTAGGAAAGACAAACAAATTGAAAAAAGCGGTAATCAAACTTGTTGAAGGTGAGGTTATCGATATTTTTGCTGTAAATTAA
- the rplB gene encoding 50S ribosomal protein L2: protein MSVRKLKPITPGQRFRIVNNFEEITTNKPEKSLTVGISKSGGRNQTGKMTMRYTGGGHKKKYRIIDFKRNKHDVEATVKTVEYDPNRTAFIALLEYADGEKRYIIAPNGIKVDQKVVSGESVEPNVGNAMKLKNIPLGTVISCVEMKPGQGAILARSAGSSAQLTSRDGKYAIIKLPSGESRMILTECYAMIGSVSNSDHQLTVSGKAGRSRWLGRRPRTRPVVMNPVDHPMGGGEGRSSGGHPRSRNGKPAKGYKTRKKNKVSNRYIVSKRK from the coding sequence ATGTCTGTTAGAAAATTAAAACCTATCACCCCAGGACAGAGATTCAGAATTGTAAACAATTTTGAGGAAATTACTACCAACAAACCGGAGAAATCTCTAACAGTTGGTATTAGTAAGTCAGGTGGACGTAACCAAACTGGTAAAATGACCATGCGTTACACCGGAGGTGGACACAAAAAGAAATACAGAATTATCGACTTCAAAAGAAACAAGCATGACGTTGAAGCAACCGTTAAAACTGTAGAATACGATCCAAACAGAACTGCATTTATCGCTTTATTAGAGTATGCTGACGGAGAGAAGAGATACATCATCGCTCCAAACGGTATCAAAGTAGATCAGAAAGTAGTTTCAGGAGAAAGCGTAGAACCAAACGTAGGTAACGCAATGAAATTGAAAAATATTCCATTGGGTACCGTAATCTCTTGTGTTGAAATGAAACCTGGACAAGGTGCTATTTTAGCAAGAAGTGCTGGTTCTTCAGCTCAATTAACTTCAAGAGACGGAAAATACGCAATCATCAAATTGCCTTCAGGAGAATCAAGAATGATCCTTACTGAATGTTATGCAATGATTGGATCTGTTTCTAACTCCGATCATCAGTTAACTGTTTCAGGTAAGGCTGGTAGAAGCAGATGGTTAGGTAGAAGACCTAGAACTAGACCGGTAGTAATGAACCCTGTAGATCACCCAATGGGAGGTGGTGAAGGACGTTCTTCTGGAGGTCACCCAAGATCTAGAAACGGTAAACCGGCTAAAGGTTACAAAACTAGAAAGAAAAACAAAGTGTCTAACCGTTACATCGTATCTAAAAGAAAATAA
- the rpsS gene encoding 30S ribosomal protein S19, protein MARSLKKGPFIHHTLDKKVQTNIESGKKTVIKTWSRASMISPDFVGQTIAVHNGKSFIPVYVTENMVGHKLGEFSPTRSFRGHGGNKNKGSR, encoded by the coding sequence ATGGCAAGATCACTTAAAAAAGGACCATTCATTCATCATACTTTAGATAAGAAGGTTCAGACAAACATAGAGTCTGGTAAGAAGACAGTTATCAAAACTTGGTCTAGAGCATCGATGATCTCTCCGGACTTCGTAGGACAAACTATTGCTGTACACAACGGGAAATCTTTTATCCCTGTATATGTTACAGAAAACATGGTAGGTCACAAGTTAGGCGAATTTTCTCCAACAAGATCTTTCAGAGGTCATGGTGGTAACAAAAACAAAGGAAGCAGATAA
- the rplV gene encoding 50S ribosomal protein L22, producing MGSRKQDSSIARKEANKDVVKASLNDCPSSPRKMRLVADIIRGEQVDKALYILKYSKKEASNKLEKLLLSAMANWQTKNEGADIEEANLIIKEIFVDSARQLKRLRPAPQGRGYRIRKRSNHVTLILGNKEN from the coding sequence ATGGGATCAAGAAAACAAGATAGTTCAATCGCAAGAAAAGAAGCTAACAAAGACGTTGTAAAAGCTTCATTAAATGACTGCCCATCATCTCCGAGAAAAATGAGATTAGTTGCTGATATCATTAGAGGAGAGCAGGTAGATAAAGCTCTTTATATCCTAAAATATTCTAAAAAAGAAGCCTCTAACAAATTAGAGAAATTACTTCTTTCTGCTATGGCAAACTGGCAGACTAAAAATGAAGGTGCTGATATTGAAGAAGCAAACCTTATCATTAAAGAAATCTTCGTGGATAGTGCAAGACAATTGAAGAGACTAAGACCAGCTCCACAAGGTAGAGGGTACAGAATCAGAAAAAGATCTAACCACGTTACATTAATCTTAGGTAATAAAGAAAATTAA
- the rpsC gene encoding 30S ribosomal protein S3 translates to MGQKTNPIGNRLGIIRGWDSNWFGGNDYGDRIAEDYKIRRYLEARLSKGGISKIYIERTLKLVTVTITTARPGLIIGKGGQEVDKLKEELKKLTGKDIQINIFEIKRPELDAVLVADSISKQIENRISYRRAVKMAMASTMRMGAEGIKVQISGRLNGAEMARSESFKEGRIPLSTFRADIDYHWAEAHTTYGRLGVKVWIMKGEVYGKRELAPLVGQQKKGGPSDRGNRGGERDNRRPRKNNNNNNNN, encoded by the coding sequence ATGGGACAGAAGACAAATCCAATTGGTAACAGACTAGGTATCATCAGAGGATGGGATTCTAACTGGTTTGGCGGAAACGATTATGGAGACAGAATCGCGGAAGACTACAAAATCAGAAGATACCTTGAGGCTAGATTATCTAAAGGTGGTATTTCAAAAATTTATATTGAAAGAACACTAAAATTAGTAACAGTGACAATCACTACTGCCAGACCGGGACTTATCATCGGTAAAGGAGGTCAGGAAGTTGATAAATTGAAAGAAGAATTGAAGAAACTTACAGGTAAGGATATTCAAATCAATATTTTCGAAATCAAAAGACCTGAACTTGATGCAGTATTGGTAGCTGACAGCATCTCTAAGCAGATCGAAAACAGAATTTCTTACAGAAGAGCTGTTAAAATGGCGATGGCAAGTACAATGAGAATGGGTGCTGAAGGTATCAAAGTTCAGATCTCCGGTAGATTGAACGGAGCTGAAATGGCAAGAAGCGAATCTTTCAAAGAAGGAAGAATCCCATTGTCTACTTTCAGAGCTGATATCGATTATCACTGGGCAGAAGCTCACACTACTTACGGTAGATTAGGAGTAAAAGTTTGGATCATGAAAGGAGAAGTTTACGGTAAAAGAGAACTTGCTCCATTAGTGGGACAACAGAAAAAAGGAGGTCCGTCTGACAGAGGAAACAGAGGAGGAGAAAGAGACAACAGAAGACCTAGAAAGAATAACAATAATAACAATAATAATTAA
- the rplP gene encoding 50S ribosomal protein L16 — protein sequence MLQPKRTKFRRVHKMKMKGIAQRGNQLAYGTFGIKAIEGAWITARQIEAARIAATRYMKREGQLWIKIFPDKPITKKPAEVRMGKGKGAVEYWVAVVKPGKIMFEVGGVPYEVAKEALRLAAQKLPVVTKFVVANDFVKPL from the coding sequence ATGTTACAACCAAAAAGAACCAAATTCCGTAGAGTTCATAAGATGAAGATGAAGGGGATTGCTCAGAGAGGTAATCAACTTGCTTACGGAACTTTTGGAATCAAAGCTATAGAAGGTGCTTGGATTACTGCAAGACAAATTGAGGCTGCCCGTATCGCTGCGACAAGATATATGAAGAGAGAAGGTCAGCTATGGATCAAAATCTTCCCGGATAAGCCAATTACTAAAAAACCAGCGGAAGTACGTATGGGTAAAGGTAAAGGTGCCGTGGAATATTGGGTAGCTGTAGTAAAACCAGGTAAGATCATGTTCGAAGTAGGAGGTGTTCCTTACGAAGTAGCTAAGGAAGCTCTAAGACTTGCAGCTCAGAAACTACCGGTAGTTACTAAATTCGTAGTTGCTAACGATTTTGTTAAACCTCTTTAA
- the rpmC gene encoding 50S ribosomal protein L29 — protein sequence MKQADIKNLSAGDIQAKLTELTAQYSKLKLAHKISPIENPIQIRDLRRTIARLNTELTTKQQ from the coding sequence ATGAAACAAGCTGATATTAAAAATTTAAGCGCGGGTGATATTCAGGCGAAACTTACTGAATTAACAGCTCAATATTCAAAACTGAAATTGGCTCACAAAATCAGTCCAATTGAAAACCCGATCCAAATCAGAGATTTGAGAAGAACAATCGCTAGATTAAACACTGAGTTAACCACTAAACAACAATAA
- the rpsQ gene encoding 30S ribosomal protein S17, which produces MMERNLRKERIGIVSSNKMEKTIVVSETTRVKHPMYGKFVLKTKKYTAHDENNECTEGDTVLIQETRPLSKNKRWRLVRIIEKAK; this is translated from the coding sequence ATTATGGAAAGAAACTTAAGAAAAGAAAGAATCGGAATAGTTTCCAGCAATAAAATGGAAAAGACCATTGTTGTAAGTGAGACTACGAGAGTGAAACACCCGATGTACGGTAAATTCGTATTAAAAACGAAAAAATATACTGCACACGACGAAAACAACGAATGCACAGAAGGTGATACAGTTCTTATCCAGGAAACTAGACCTTTGAGCAAGAACAAGAGATGGAGATTAGTAAGAATCATTGAAAAAGCTAAGTAA
- the rplN gene encoding 50S ribosomal protein L14 yields MLQTESRLKVADNTGAKEVLVIRVLGGTRRRYASVGDKIVVTIKDSTPSGNAKKGQVSKAVVVRTKKAVRRKDGSYIKFEDNACVLLNAAGEMRGTRVFGPVARELRDKEYMKIISLAPEVL; encoded by the coding sequence ATGTTACAAACAGAATCAAGATTAAAAGTTGCTGATAACACAGGTGCTAAAGAAGTATTGGTTATCAGAGTTCTGGGAGGAACCAGAAGAAGATATGCTTCAGTTGGTGATAAAATCGTTGTTACTATCAAAGATTCTACACCATCAGGAAACGCAAAGAAAGGTCAGGTATCTAAAGCTGTAGTAGTAAGAACTAAAAAAGCGGTTAGAAGAAAAGATGGTTCATACATCAAATTCGAAGACAATGCTTGTGTATTACTAAACGCAGCAGGAGAAATGAGAGGAACACGTGTTTTCGGACCGGTTGCTCGTGAGTTGAGAGACAAAGAATATATGAAAATCATTTCATTAGCTCCTGAAGTACTTTAA
- the rplX gene encoding 50S ribosomal protein L24, which yields MSKLKIKRGDNVIITTGKKDIKGKTGEVIEVIKKEGKDPRVIVAGLNIVKKHVKPSASNPQGGITEKEASIHISNVALVGKDGKAVKIGYKIDGDKKVRINRKTGETL from the coding sequence ATGTCAAAGTTAAAAATAAAAAGAGGAGATAACGTCATCATTACTACTGGTAAGAAAGATATCAAAGGTAAGACAGGTGAAGTTATTGAAGTGATCAAAAAAGAAGGAAAAGACCCAAGAGTTATCGTTGCAGGACTTAATATCGTTAAAAAACACGTTAAGCCTTCAGCTTCTAACCCTCAAGGTGGAATCACTGAAAAAGAAGCTTCTATTCATATCTCAAACGTAGCTTTAGTTGGTAAAGACGGAAAAGCTGTCAAAATCGGTTATAAAATTGATGGAGATAAGAAAGTAAGAATCAATAGAAAAACGGGTGAAACTTTATAA